TCAACATTACATTGAGCGGTTCTGCCATATTCTCCAAAGCATGCAGGAGAAGATAGACACATCCCCTGTTCGCATCGAATGCCGAGTAGAGGAGAATGAAAGTCATACGCAATTTCGCTTTGTTAGTTGGTCACGGGAAGAGTATACCTGTGAGACTTTGGAATACATGGCTTCCTTTGTTGCTTTACTGGTTACTGAATGGACTGTGCAGGTTATGGAAGTAGAGTTGTTGCGCACCTTTTTAAAGCGAAAAGAACGAGGGGCACTTATTCATAAGTTTGACGAAATCTATCCTTATATTCAATTTGTGTTCCATGAGTTAGATGAAGTGCGTGAAAATATGAATCGTTCAACACGCAAAGCGGCAATTTACGAACAGGTTTTGCAATATATGGAGGATGAACCGCACCTATATTTGGAAGGTTTTGTGAAATTCCGCTTGAAAAACTACCGTATCCTGTTGGACAAGGCCTTTGAAATGGGGTTGCAGCAATATCAACAGGACAAGGAATATCAAGAGTTTGTCGAATTACTGCGCTTCTTTGTATCCAAACAGGAGCATCGTTATCCACTTGTTCATGTCGTGTTGCGAGAGACGCAAGAATTTATCATGTACGATCAAGACGATGCCAAAATAGACCTGAGTCAATTAGATACCATTTTGGGATTTAGACCGGATCGACAAGAGGATTATATTATGAGTGCATTAATTGCGCTTGCTCCAGAAAAGATTGTTATTCATGGGGTGGAAGATAGTAACGTCTTGATGCAGACTATGCGAGCTGTATTTGGAGATCGTGTATTAGCGTGTGTGAGTTGTGCTCATTGTTTAACGACTCCTGGAAATCTTGACTTCCAATTCTCCAGTCACTAT
This is a stretch of genomic DNA from Brevibacillus laterosporus DSM 25. It encodes these proteins:
- the ytxC gene encoding putative sporulation protein YtxC encodes the protein MQTVSVFLHTTNQHYIERFCHILQSMQEKIDTSPVRIECRVEENESHTQFRFVSWSREEYTCETLEYMASFVALLVTEWTVQVMEVELLRTFLKRKERGALIHKFDEIYPYIQFVFHELDEVRENMNRSTRKAAIYEQVLQYMEDEPHLYLEGFVKFRLKNYRILLDKAFEMGLQQYQQDKEYQEFVELLRFFVSKQEHRYPLVHVVLRETQEFIMYDQDDAKIDLSQLDTILGFRPDRQEDYIMSALIALAPEKIVIHGVEDSNVLMQTMRAVFGDRVLACVSCAHCLTTPGNLDFQFSSHYNT